A part of Heliangelus exortis chromosome 3, bHelExo1.hap1, whole genome shotgun sequence genomic DNA contains:
- the LOC139795378 gene encoding interferon-induced very large GTPase 1-like, with protein MSVQEDVPGDDEKALLAMKLLAEAFEEEGLDADHWLPKVSQMLGVKSREALKHLGYEDYLKLECEVRYPWESRALQKLLALRDRKASLEELQEQRLEMAKQRQEEAKRVLKELKEMHGSCSHSKEVLREKAEALWQAMEIPPKYWAPAEQSLGDVLESIQKQLEQKESSIARAEKISDTEVLSRASGGLALQGIYRTSSLTEVLAKREQLIRVPQGFKLAGPEQGSLLESKEFSSSAAEAAFTKSMEQLGFSISVSANAGFWGFRAEAGTDASTSSWAEETQQSCSEKSYVCSTKYQYIPLASCYFQKHQLHLSEPALRELRDLEHLLSVTEEADRPAMLRSRGGSFFSRFGSHVNQGPLHFGGIFWWKASAEGFRAERREEMKRQTSEALSCYVGGSYSGFVGSAGLDVELWRSGSQASAEGGERRSSSTGVQLYVTHTGGPADRDSPPEWKAGLVANNTTWCVIDRGFQLLPVWDIILLNHGTDFKSAHQVSSSLRAAYQALTGRCVGAVFGEELLGAVEEARALLEQVKAWEVTLDKKQLLALLEFKQSLCEKTKNQSVWIDVCLSDKGLQEFLLGTVRLCQDSPPPDPVCIKALLRSLLDPYIYSVKDFPGSSLLMQWIFHAEDSLPQTPDVSELGELTQTLLQMKQHIQEVTYAPETSASAIHEAKIKATLTASQSVYSLLRSLQERAQKGIELLVLLVTSSTGYHVESGTFQNLLGYPEINFMATEMQTGQEEYQNLKDQDVYRAQAFLLLTGLTLTSREKELSPEQKNERLLFMDQHMKSSWSSEIKTLLEKHRGLQDWEMLERDLNSFISGHVEKTREDLKRQSIIKDIEETFRAREPSGQPKAKSGAGDSKADEAVANQEFLRLLKRLGLEGAYPRKMGTEAFHVICSTSLGDGQPSGDHELPLFFLQKLLTVDYRVRYLTCKGERDPGRAPVPTPPERERRLSGDFEELFNDLEEEAPDSAGGESHVHPMDVQMAIFHCADDFMRQYVATKLAFCQFALPLLVPNPCTSQIEFPLWSLSQIKKSWKGAEMSAKGAQRKSYNNKLICQAETPVVSFARIGSSPSSSKSQILNALLSKQKHDTFFHRHCKSSTKDCLLMKGLVEISWYCPRGSDDDSFDRCVAFCNLRGDARDHEKQMHFLREISAVNVVFLSESSQSDQKGKKILQDLWQSQRPLVCLFTEKEKVAAGRSSQIVRIAVKNRNEAELTAELTKTIRDLLEGSSTVFSLDACTEKAREHGFSVDEDTEACVTAKEEAKALLELLKREKLAEIKSHLLPLQGKLWYSWCKKDKELTRLQEKRNRSIEHHRSQIEAQKLAIRRQQREKAFPLNPLMRSILGFLQSQPADTKKYFLQWMKVFTDDLSSDRLDQLKRQYHQLWSEILAMKKSGEKHNPKDPLVSQLDRLSDEINNSSIGLEHILREVGQIYEAVESMDAESKRCVVKLPEIAADLMLSGYPVELMDGDASYVPLRWVGAIFDKLIEKLGDKRAFVLSVLGIQSTGKSTLLNAMFGLQFNVSAGRCTRGAFMQLIRLEEKLQRALGFDYVLVVDTEGLRAIEMANKQSFHHDNELATFVIGIGNVTLINIFGENPSEMQDVLQIAVQAFLRMKQVNLSPSCLFVHQNVGEITAKEQNMEGRRRLQQKLDEMTVVAAQQEFCDVRSFSEVIRFDINTHVHYFAHLWEGNPPMAPPNPTYSQNVQELKSKILQAAEKESQGSILRLSGLKVRISDLWNALRNENFIFSFKNSLEIAAYNDLEAAFSHWTWQLRSHILDLQMKLNNKIQNGELQKVTLGDLEQLVQGKSDAIDKDVEKYFGEDKDREILIQWKSSTELKLKELKASLLSETKKKCENLIELRKSQCKLDERKSKYEDELLEKSRQLALQLKGQSLSEKELRDNFLSLWALWIAEVSSTASPLEKVDIDVEIEDVLLEHFKEPNFLARIREFPRHKVFAVDLERHIAVKKPSSLVEKGWRNFKKSVGYDDSLDAAEESKITSITENVIARVKANIDRKEKEKRDFSRSFVHEILNEVKVGVSSVPSTARYTFNKDYKIDLSLFLCSMAAGRFKDMHAAFEKANNPTVYLESKREDFFRCFQISCQGCPSS; from the coding sequence ATGAGTGTGCAAGAGGACGTTCCAGGGGATGATGAAAAGGCCCTTCTTGCTATGAAGCTCCTGGCAGAAGCATTTGAGGAGGAAGGTCTGGATGCTGACCACTGGCTCCCCAAAGTGTCCCAGATGCTGGGAGTCAAGTCCAGAGAAGCCCTGAAACACCTGGGCTATGAAGACTACCTGAAGCTGGAGTGTGAAGTACGGTACCCCTGGGAAAGCAGGGCACTCCAAAAACTGCTGGCCCTGAGGGACAGAAAAGCATCtttggaggagctgcaggagcagcgCTTGGAGATGGCGAAGCAGAGACAGGAAGAGGCCAAGCGAGTCCTGAAGGAGCTGAAAGAAATGCACggcagctgcagccacagcaagGAAGTCCTCAGGGAGAAAGCAGAGGCTCTGTGGCAAGCCATGGAGATCCCCCCAAAATACTGGGCACCGGCAGAGCAGTCACTGGGGGACGTGCTGGAGAGCatccagaagcagctggagcagaaggagtCGTCCATAGCCAGGGCTGAGAAGATCTCGGACACGGAGGTGCTGAGCCGGGCCTCGGGGGGCCTGGCCCTGCAGGGCATCTACAGAACCAGCAGCCTCACGGAGGTGCTGGCAAAGAGAGAGCAGCTCATCAGGGTTCCCCAGGGCTTCAAGCTGGCTGGTCCGGAGCAAGGGTCgctgctggagagcaaggagttctcctcctctgcagcagaagcCGCTTTCACCAAGTCCATGGAGCAGCTGGGCTTCAGCATCAGCGTTTCTGCCAACGCTGGCTTCTGGGGCTTCAGGGCTGAGGCCGGTACAGATGCCAGCACGTCCTCGTGGGCAGAAGAGACCCAGCAGTCCTGCTCTGAGAAGAGCTACGTTTGCAGCACCAAGTACCAGTACATCCCCCTGGCCTCCTGCTACTTCCAGAAGCATCAGCTTCACCTCTCGGAGCCGGCCCTGCGGGAGCTGCGGGACCTCGAGCACCTCCTGAGCGTCACTGAGGAAGCAGACAGGCCCGCcatgctgaggagcaggggcGGCAGCTTCTTCAGCAGGTTTGGCTCCCACGTCAACCAGGGGCCCCTCCACTTCGGGGGGATATTCTGGTGGAAAGCTTCCGCGGAAGGGTTCCGAGCCGAGCGGCGGGAGGAGATGAAGCGACAGACGTCTGAAGCTCTCAGCTGCTACGTGGGGGGCAGCTACAGCGGCTTCGTCGGCAGCGCAGGGCTGGACGTGGAGCTCTGGAGATCCGGCTCGCAGGCGTCTgctgagggaggagagaggcGGAGCAGCTCCACGGGGGTTCAGCTCTACGTGACCCACACCGGAGGCCCGGCAGACAGGGATTCTCCTCCCGAGTGGAAAGCGGGGCTCGTGGCTAACAACACCACCTGGTGTGTCATCGACCGtggcttccagctgctcccgGTGTGGGACATCATCCTCCTCAACCACGGCACTGACTTCAAGTCCGCCCATCAAgtgagcagcagcctcagggcTGCCTACCAAGCGCTGACCGGTCGCTGCGTCGGCGCCGTCTTCGGGGAGGAACTGCTCGGCGCGGTGGAAGAggccagagctctgctggagcaggtgaAGGCCTGGGAGGTGACGCTGGATAAAAAGCAACTGCTCGCCCTGCTGGAATTCAAGCAGAGCCTGTGcgagaaaaccaaaaaccagagcGTCTGGATCGACGTCTGCCTGTCGGACAAAGGGCTGCAGGAGTTCCTGCTCGGCACCGTCCGGCTTTGCCAGGACTCACCTCCACCAGACCCCGTCTGTATCAAGGCCCTGCTGAGGTCCCTCCTGGACCCTTACATCTATTCCGTCAAGGACTTCCCCGGCTCCTCCTTGCTGATGCAATGGATCTTCCACGCTGAGGACAGCCTTCCCCAAACTCCTGACGTCTCTGAGCTTGGGGAGCTGACCCAGACGCTGCTGCAAATGAAGCAGCACATCCAGGAAGTCACCTACGCGCCAGAAACCTCGGCATCCGCCATTCACGAAGCGAAGATCAAAGCCACCTTGACTGCCAGCCAATCGGTTTACTCCTTACTCCGGAGTCTCCAGGAAAGGGCACAGAAAGGCATAGAACTCTTGGTGCTCCTGGTTACGAGCAGCACGGGGTACCATGTGGAGAGCGGCACTTTCCAGAACCTCCTGGGATACCCAGAAATCAACTTCATGGCGACGGAAATGCAAACGGGACAGGAGGAGTACCAGAACCTGAAGGACCAAGATGTTTACAGAGCCCAGGCCTTCCTGCTGCTGACGGGTCTGACCCTGACATCCCGAGAGAAAGAGCTGTCCCCGGAGCAGAAGAACGAGCGGCTCCTCTTCATGGACCAGCACATGAAAAGCTCCTGGTCCTCGGAGATCAAGACTCTCCTGGAAAAGCACCGCGGGCTCCAAGACTGGGAGATGCTGGAAAGGGACTTGAATTCCTTCATCAGCGGGCACGTGGAGAAGACGCGTGAGGATCTGAAGAGACAAAGCATAATCAAGGACATAGAAGAGACTTTCCGAGCCAGGGAGCCTTCGGGTCAGCCCAAAGCCAAGTCGGGTGCCGGCGACTCCAAAGCCGACGAAGCCGTCGCAAACCAAGAGTTCCTCCGCTTGCTCAAGCGCCTGGGCCTAGAAGGCGCCTACCCGAGGAAAATGGGGACAGAAGCTTTCCACGTCATCTGCAGCACATCTTTAGGTGACGGCCAGCCCAGCGGGGACCACGAgctgccccttttcttcctgcagaagCTTTTGACCGTGGATTACCGGGTGAGGTACCTGACGTGCAAGGGCGAGCGCGACCCGGGACGCGCGCCCGTGCCGACCCCCCCCGAGCGGGAGCGCCGACTCTCGGGTGACTTCGAGGAGCTTTTCAACGACCTGGAGGAGGAAGCCCCCGACTCCGCCGGCGGGGAGAGCCACGTGCACCCCATGGACGTCCAGATGGCCATTTTCCATTGCGCGGATGACTTCATGAGACAGTACGTGGCGACAAAGCTCGCGTTCTGCCAGTTTGCTCTGCCCCTCCTGGTGCCGAACCCCTGCACGTCCCAGATCGAATTTCCCCTCTGGTCCCTCAGCCAGATTAAGAAGAGCTGGAAAGGGGCCGAGATGTCGGCAAAGGGGGCCCAAAGGAAGAGTTACAACAACAAACTCATTTGCCAGGCGGAGACGCCCGTCGTGTCCTTCGCACGCATCggcagctctcccagctcttcCAAGTCTCAGATCCTCAACGCCCTCCTGAGCAAACAGAAGCACGACACTTTTTTCCACCGACATTGCAAGAGCAGCACCAAAGACTGCTTGCTGATGAAAGGGCTGGTGGAGATCTCCTGGTACTGTCCCCGGGGCAGCGACGACGACAGCTTTGACCGCTGCGTCGCCTTCTGTAACCTGCGCGGAGACGCCAGGGATCACGAGAAGCAGATGCACTTTTTACGGGAGATCTCGGCGGTCAACGTGGTTTTCCTATCCGAGTCCAGCCAGAGCGaccagaaagggaagaaaattttaCAGGACCTGTGGCAGTCGCAGAGGCCTCTGGTTTGTCTTTTCACTGAGAAAGAGAAGGTTGCAGCTGGCAGATCCAGCCAAATCGTAAGGATCGCCGTCAAGAACAGGAACGAAGCGGAATTAACGGCCGAGCTGACAAAAACCATCAGGGATCTCCTGGAAGGCTCCAGCACCGTTTTCAGCCTCGACGCTTGCACGGAGAAGGCTCGCGAGCACGGCTTCTCGGTCGATGAAGACACGGAGGCTTGTGTGACAGCTAAAGAGGAGGCAAAGGcgctgctggagctgctcaagAGAGAGAAGTTGGCTGAGATCAAGTCCCACCTCCTGCCGCTCCAAGGCAAACTCTGGTACTCGTGGTGCAAAAAGGACAAAGAACTCACTCGGCTGCAGGAAAAGAGGAACAGGAGCATCGAGCACCACCGGAGCCAGATTGAAGCCCAGAAGCTGGCAATAAGAAGACAGCAACGAGAGAAAGCATTCCCCCTCAACCCCCTGATGAGATCCATCCTTGGCTTTCTCCAGTCCCAGCCAGCAGACACCAAGAAATACTTCCTGCAGTGGATGAAGGTCTTCACGGATGACCTGTCCTCCGATCGCCTTGACCAGCTGAAGAGACAGTATCACCAGCTCTGGTCTGAGATCCTGGCAATGAAGAAAAGCGGGGAAAAACACAACCCGAAAGACCCCTTGGTGAGCCAGTTGGATCGGCTCTCGGATGAAATCAACAACTCCTCTATCGGCCTTGAGCACATTTTGAGAGAGGTAGGGCAGATCTATGAAGCCGTGGAATCCATGGACGCCGAGAGCAAACGTTGTGTTGTCAAACTCCCAGAAATTGCAGCTGATCTGATGCTCTCAGGGTACCCCGTGGAGCTGATGGACGGGGACGCTTCTTACGTGCCTCTGCGGTGGGTCGGAGCCATCTTTGACAAATTAATTGAGAAGCTGGGGGACAAACGAGCGTTCGTTCTTTCTGTGCTGGGCATCCAGAGCACGGGGAAGTCGACCCTGCTGAACGCCATGTTTGGGCTGCAGTTTAACGTCAGCGCGGGGAGGTGCACCCGGGGAGCCTTCATGCAGCTGATCAGGCTGGAGGAGAAACTGCAGCGGGCTCTGGGCTTTGACTACGTGCTGGTGGTCGACACGGAGGGACTTCGTGCCATCGAGATGGCCAACAAACAGTCCTTTCACCACGACAACGAGCTGGCCACCTTTGTCATCGGCATCGGCAACGTGACCCTGATCAACATCTTCGGAGAGAACCCTTCCGAAATGCAGGACGTCCTGCAGATTGCTGTGCAGGCTTTTCTGAGGATGAAGCAAGTCAACCTTTCCCCGAGCTGCCTCTTTGTGCACCAGAACGTGGGGGAAATCACTGCCAAGGAGCAGAACATGGAAGGACGAAGACGtctgcagcagaagctggaTGAAATGACTGTGGTAGCTGCCCAGCAGGAGTTCTGTGACGTCCGCAGCTTCAGCGAGGTCATCCGCTTTGATATCAACACCCACGTTCACTACTTCGCCCACCTGTGGGAAGGAAACCCCCCGATGGCACCACCCAACCCCACCTACAGCCAGAACGTCCAGGAATTAAAGAGCAAAATCCTCCAAGCTGCCGAGAAGGAGTCGCAGGGCAGCATCTTGAGGCTCTCCGGCTTGAAAGTCCGAATCAGCGACCTCTGGAACGCTTTGCGGAACGAAAACTTCATCTTCAGCTTCAAGAATTCCCTGGAGATCGCCGCATACAATGACCTGGAGGCCGCCTTCAGTCACTGGACCTGGCAGCTGAGGAGTCACATCTTGGACTTGCAAATGAAGCTGAACAATAAAATTCAGAACGGGGAGTTGCAGAAGGTCACCTTGGGTGACCTTGAACAACTGGTGCAGGGGAAAAGCGACGCCATCGACAAAGACGTGGAAAAGTATTTCGGTGAAGACAAGGACCGTGAGATCCTGATCCAGTGGAAAAGCAGCACGGAGCTGAAGCTGAAAGAGCTGAAAGcctctcttctttctgaaaCTAAAAAGAAGTGTGAGAATCTCATTGAGCTGAGGAAGAGCCAGTGTAAACTGGATGAAAGGAAGTCAAAATACGAAGACGAGCTCCTGGAAAAGAGCAGGCAGTTGGCTCTGCAGCTGAAAGGCCAGAGCCTGAGTGAAAAAGAGCTGAGAGACAACTTTCTTTCCCTCTGGGCACTCTGGATTGCTGAAGTCTCCTCTACTGCCTCCCCTCTGGAAAAGGTGGATATCGACGTGGAAATAGAAGATGTCCTCCTGGAGCACTTCAAGGAGCCCAACTTCCTCGCACGGATCCGGGAATTTCCCCGTCACAAAGTATTTGCCGTTGACTTGGAGAGACATATTGCTGTGAAAAAACCTAGCTCCTTGGTTGAGAAAGGTTGGAGGAACTTTAAAAAATCAGTGGGCTACGATGACAGCCTCGATGCTGCCGAGGAATCCAAAATCACCAGCATCACAGAGAACGTCATAGCACGTGTGAAGGCAAACATTgacaggaaggagaaggagaaaagggatttCAGTAGAAGTTTCGTTCATGAAATACTAAATGAAGTCAAGGTGGGCGTGAGCTCTGTCCCGAGCACTGCAAGATACACTTTTAACAAAGATTACAAGATCGATTTATCTCTGTTCCTGTGCAGCATGGCAGCAGGAAGGTTTAAAGACATGCACGCGGCGTTCGAAAAAGCAAATAATCCAACTGTCTACCTGGAGAGCAAGAGAGAAGATTTCTTTAGATGCTTCCAGATTTCCTGCCAAGGTTGCCCCAGCTCTTGA